The Temnothorax longispinosus isolate EJ_2023e chromosome 4, Tlon_JGU_v1, whole genome shotgun sequence genome has a window encoding:
- the LOC139810863 gene encoding LOW QUALITY PROTEIN: tubulin gamma-2 chain (The sequence of the model RefSeq protein was modified relative to this genomic sequence to represent the inferred CDS: deleted 1 base in 1 codon): MPCEMITLQLGQCGNQIGFEFWKRLCAEHGISPEGILEDYATEGMDRKDVFFYQSDDEHYIPRAVLLDLEPRVIHTIMNSPYSKLYNPENIYLSKHDGGAGNNWASGYHQGEKLQEEIFDILDREADGSDSLEGFVLCHSIAGGTGSGMGSFMLESLADRFPKKLIETYSVFPNQDEISDVVVQPYNSLLTLKRLTQCADCVVVLDNTALNRIASDRLHIQNPSFTQINKLVSTIMSVSTTTLRYPSYMNNDLVGLIAPLIPTPRLHFLMTGYTPLTTDQEGASVRKTSVLDVMRRLLQPKNMMVSTALDRNAAHCYISILNIIQGEVDPTQVHKSLQRIRERKLTQFIPWGPASIQVALSRKSPYIQSTHRVSGLMLANHTNISSLFDRALQQYDKLRKREAFLEQFRKEKMFEDNLDELDNSREVVEYLVKEYQAATRVDYLSWNPTKADT; this comes from the exons ATGCCGTGCGAGATGATAACTTTGCAGCTCGGTCAATGCGGCAATCAAA TCGGATTTGAATTTTGGAAGAGGCTATGCGCAGAGCATGGTATTAGCCCGGAAGGAATTTTAGAAGACTATGCGACAGAGGGAATGGATAGAaaggatgtttttttttatcagtcaGATGACGAACATTATATACCACGAGCTGTATTGTTAGATCTGGAACCGAGGGTAATTCACACTATCATGAATTCTCCATACTCAAAG CTGTATAACCctgaaaatatctatttatcgAAACATGACGGCGGTGCTGGAAATAACTGGGCGTCTGGATATCATCAGGGTGAAAAATTGCAGGAAGAAATCTTTGATATTTTGGACAGAGAAGCCGATGGTAGTGACAGCTTAGAA GGTTTTGTTTTATGTCATTCTATAGCGGGAGGTACAGGTTCTGGCATGGGATCTTTCATGTTGGAATCCCTCGCCGATAGATTTCCCAAAAAACTGATTGAGACGTACAGCGTTTTTCCAAATCAAGATGAAATAAG cGATGTCGTAGTACAGCCATATAATTCATTGTTAACTTTGAAAAGGCTGACTCAATGTGCAGATTGCGTGGTGGTCTTGGATAATACTGCTCTCAACAGAATCGCTTCGGATAGATTGCATATCCAGAATCCTAGCTTTACGCAAATTAATAAGCTTGTTTCAACAATAATGTCTGTCAGTACAACCACTTTGAGATATCCTTCGTACATGAACAATGATTTAGTTGGTTTGATTGCACCACTCATACCGACTCCTCGCTTACATTTCTTAATGACTGGGTACACTCCACTTACAACGGATCAAGAG GGTGCATCCGTGAGAAAAACATCCGTCTTGGATGTAATGCGACGATTACTACAGCCAAAAAATATGATGGTTTCTACCGCATTAGACAGAAACGCCGCTCATTGTTACATATCcatcttaaatataattcag GGCGAGGTAGATCCGACACAAGTGCACAAATCTTTGCAAAGGATCAGAGAGCGAAAACTCACGCAGTTTATTCCTTGGGGTCCCGCTAGTATACAAGTAGCTCTTTCAAGAAAATCTCCTTACATACAAAGTACGCATCGCGTTTCTGGTTTA ATGTTGGCTAATCATACCAATATATCATCG CTGTTTGACAGAGCCTTACAACAGTACGACAAGTTGCGTAAACGTGAAGCATTTTTGGAACAATTCcgcaaagaaaaaatgtttgagGATAATCTTGACGAGCTAGACAACTCACGAGAGGTTGTAGAATATTTAGTGAAAGAGTATCAGGCTGCGACTCGAGTTGATTATCTAAGTTGGAATCCAACGAAGGCGGACACATAA
- the Fasn1 gene encoding fatty acid synthase, with the protein MPAQFESVNSPVTRESAIGNGVPYSVDSDIVITGISGRLPESSNIEEFKENLMKEMDMVTGDDRRWSADAHGIPHRSAKLKDLSNFDASFFGVHPKQAHAMDPQLRMMLEVTYEAIVDAGINPSTVRGSRTGVFIGVSCSETDDFYMRDMDTINGYGLLGCSKSMFANRVSFCFDFSGPSYAVDTACSSALYSMHQAVAAMRNGECDAAIVGGLNLVLRPATSLQFHKLNMLAQDGKCKAFDASGDGYVRAEAVVGIYLQKAKDARRVYATVIHTKTNTDGYKSQGVTYPNGEMQNRLMREVYSEAGINPADVVYVEAHGTGTKVGDPEEINSIDELFCKNRKTPLLIGSVKSNMGHSEPASGLCSIAKVLVAMEAGVIPANLHFDTPNPNIPALNEGRIRVVDKATPWNGGLVGVNSFGFGGANAHVVLRSNPKPKLSPLLNIAELSPKLVAVSGRTEEAVHTLLAKAKEHRKDDEFLSLLHIMHNNDIPGHKIRGYEILGVDGTREMAEVASYNERRPIWFIFSGMGTQWPGMGRQLFGIETFQRSLRRCADALAPHGIDLMNIIMNATNETYENVMDAFVSIAAMQVALVDVLTSIGIHPDGIIGHSVGELGCAYADGAFTAEQTVLAAYSRGKAIIDSKLEPGAMAAVGLSWEEAKKMCPPDITPACHNSTDSITISGPRESIRKFVPVLKSKDIFVKLVNSSGFSFHSKYIAPAGPRLRASLEKIIPSPKQRSARWISSSVPEAAWGSPLAQLSSAAYHVNNLLSPVLFQEAIAHVPENAITIEIAPHCLLQAILRRSLPPTVTNIGLHKRDHSDNLAFLLSNVGKLYMAGAQPDVSKLYPPMSWPVGRGTPMIGSLVRWDHSTAWDVAVFKRTSDSSGECVVQIDLSKETDAYLAGHQIDGRVLFPATGYILLVWKTLAKLRGVEFERLPVVFENVRFQRATIMPKEGTVKFSITIFKGTGDFEICETDAIVVSGNVRVSETIEKHQLKLPPPSVPPTTEETLPLNTKDIYKELKLRGYEYRDIFQGIKSCDNYGVAGELYWFDQWVPYIDTMLQLSIVSTSHKLMYLPSRLQYAAIDPVLHKRLVEELPEDGGLPVYHYKNIDIIKSGGVELRGLKSSLAPRRQQTQADPKYERYTFVPYENSHSLIEDPRRGKVHALTVLLQIMCENLMALKLKTVEVAGERAAEALLAPLILDIFHGELGAPIIDLQVVAVSADTYTASLSQMNVNADIVTQDVTKAPPAQDVHFVIAADVLSTQSYAVLKNLVAALKPGCFVLLEETAAQLNLKTALKETDLTLAGKQIDPTGKTYLLLKKRQKSSREPTVIQITEKSLSWLEDVKAALKESDGEDDQEVLLVSQGEGTLGLVGLMTCIRRETGGANARYVFIQDKNAPKFGLSVRSYVEQLDKGLMANVLKGGQWGCYRHLPLDQPSDVSSLQVEHAYVNTLTRGDLSSLRWIEGPLSFYRSDTFPNMKFCSVYYAPLNFRDIMLASGKLPPDALPNNMATEECILGLEFSGRDTDGRRVMGIVEAKGLATTVVADLDFLWEVPDKWTLEQAATIPVAYATSYYALFIRGRLKAGESVLIHAGTGGVGQAAIAIALHAGCTVFTTVGTLEKREYLKKIFPQLTDRHIGNSRDTSFEQLIRAETQGRGVDVVLNSLAEEKLQAGIRCLAFGGRFLEIGKYDLSNDSRVGMSMFLKNTSFHGILLDALFGEDNAVKKELVNHVSEGIKNGAIRPLQSTVFSEQQLEQGFRFMATGKHIGKVLVKIRDEEPTKKRVSATPKTVAAIPRTYINPEKSYILVGGLGGFGLELATWMIARGAKFIVLVSRSGIRTGYQALCARRWRESGVKVVVFTEDVTTFAGAERLIQDSNRLAPVGGIFNLAAVLRDALIENLEEADFKTVILPKVNVTKNLDAVSRKLCPSLDYFVVFSSVSCGRGNMGQTNYGLANSTMERLMEERQANGLPGLAIQWGAIGDVGLIIETMGDNDTEVGGTLPQHMSSCLATMDIFLQQPHPVLASSVLAEKHKADDGNKADLIATIANILGIKDATSINPNNNLADLGMDSLMGTEIKQTLERNYDILLSAQEIRGLTFAKLQELSSTSGEIAKEQQPLAADATTITADSNVSINMLLMQWPSNELLPKEALVRLKTKTSNGPALFVVHGIEGLVKSLEYVASELERPLWGLQSIEQAPHETIPELAEFYVNTIRKVQKKGPYHLAAYSYGTCVAIEMTLQLEAAGEKVVLSLIDGSLAFVRQQCDMIGKLDEMKKITSEGCMKALAYFSIQFNKKINFIQAYDVLKQSKSDVEMFDKMIEVIGDTPFTQDDLKIAGYLLFKKLAAAVFYNPNKKIKGPVTLIKAAENFLHLKEDYDLSNICTQPIRIEEVSGNHRTMLLGESAKKVASLLRA; encoded by the exons ATGCCTGCTCAATTTGAAAGTGTCAACAGTCCCGTGACGCGGGAGTCCGCGATCGGAAATGGAGTGCCGTATTCCGTCGATAGTGACATCGTCATTACGGGCATATCAG GCCGTCTGCCAGAGTCGTCCAATATCGAGGAGTTTAAGGAGAATCTGATGAAAGAAATGGACATGGTCACTGGTGACGATCGCCGTTGGTCAGCGGACGCCCACGGGATACCGCACAGGTCTGCCAAGCTCAAGGACCTCAGCAACTTCGACGCCTCTTTTTTCGGGGTACATCCCAAGCAGGCACACGCAATGGACCCGCAGCTTCGCATGATGTTAGAAGTCACGTACGAGGCGATAGTCGACGCTGGCATCAATCCCTCGACCGTGAGAGGATCGCGTACCGGGGTGTTCATCGGTGTCTCTTGTTCGGAAACGGATGACTTTTATATGAGAGATATGGATACCATAAATG GATACGGATTGCTCGGGTGTTCGAAATCGATGTTCGCCAACAGAGTCTCCTTCTGTTTCGACTTCAGCGGACCTAGTTACGCGGTGGACACGGCTTGTTCCTCGGCCTTGTACAGCATGCATCAGGCAGTGGCCGCGATGCGCAACGGCGAGTGCGATGCCGCGATCGTCGGTGGATTGAATCTCGTATTAAGACCGGCGACCTCGCTTCAATTTCACAAACTGAATATGCTGGCCCAGGATGGCAAGTGCAAAGCGTTCGACGCTTCAGGTGACGGTTATGTGAGGGCCGAGGCGGTGGTGGGGATATACTTGCAAAAGGCGAAGGATGCGCGCAGAGTATACGCCACGGTGATTCACACGAAAACAAACACCGACGGCTACAAATCTCAGGGTGTCACGTATCCCAATGGTGAAATGCAGAATCGATTGATGCGCGAGGTCTACAGCGAAGCGGGAATTAATCCCGCAGACGTGGTTTACGTGGAGGCCCATGGTACCGGTACCAAAGTAGGTGATCCAGAGGAAATCAATTCCATCGACGAACTGTTCTGCAAAAATAGGAAGACTCCTTTGCTGATTGGCTCGGTCAAATCCAACATGGGTCACTCGGAGCCGGCCAGTGGATTGTGCTCGATCGCCAAAGTGCTAGTCGCGATGGAAGCGGGCGTGATACCCGCGAATTTGCACTTTGATACTCCAAATCCGAACATTCCTGCCTTAAACGAGGGGCGCATTCGAGTGGTCGACAAGGCCACACCGTGGAACGGTGGTCTCGTAGGCGTCAACTCGTTCGGCTTCGGCGGCGCAAACGCGCATGTCGTTCTGCGCAGCAATCCAAAACCAAAATTGTCACCATTATTAAACATCGCCGAATTGTCGCCCAAATTGGTCGCTGTGTCAGGTCGAACGGAAGAAGCTGTGCACACCTTGCTGGCGAAAGCGAAAGAGCATCGTAAAGACGAcgaatttctttctctgttaCACATAATGCACAACAACGACATCCCCGGTCACAAGATTCGCGGCTACGAGATACTCGGCGTCGATGGTACGCGGGAAATGGCCGAGGTAGCGAGCTATAACGAGAGGCGCCCCATTTGGTTCATATTTTCCGGCATGGGCACGCAATGGCCAGGCATGGGTCGTCAATTGTTCGGCATTGAAACTTTTCAACGTAGTTTGCGACGATGCGCGGATGCATTGGCGCCCCACGGCATCGACCTTATGAATATCATCATGAACGCTACGAACGAAACGTACGAGAACGTGATGGATGCCTTCGTGTCTATCGCGGCTATGCAGGTCGCCCTCGTGGACGTTTTAACGTCGATAGGCATACATCCGGACGGCATAATCGGACACTCCGTTGGAGAATTGGGTTGTGCTTATGCCGACGGCGCATTTACCGCGGAGCAGACTGTTTTAGCGGCTTACAGTAGAGGCAAAGCGATTATAGACTCCAAGTTGGAACCAGGCGCCATGGCGGCAGTTGGTTTGAGCTGGGAGGAGGCCAAAAAAATGTGCCCGCCCGATATCACTCCAGCTTGTCACAACTCCACCGACTCGATCACTATTTCCGGTCCGCGTGAGTCTATACGCAAATTCGTACCGGTGTTGAAGAGCAAAGATATCTTCGTCAAGTTGGTCAACAGTTCCGGCTTCTCTTTCCACAGTAAATACATCGCCCCGGCCGGGCCTAGGCTACGCGCTTCGCTCGAGAAAATCATCCCGAGTCCAAAGCAGAGGTCGGCCAGATGGATCTCCAGCTCCGTCCCCGAGGCTGCATGGGGCAGTCCGCTCGCGCAGCTTAGCTCCGCCGCGTATCACGTCAACAATTTGTTGTCGCCTGTGCTCTTTCAGGAGGCGATCGCGCATGTCCCAGAGAACGCGATAACGATCGAGATCGCGCCGCACTGCTTGCTACAGGCAATCTTGCGCAGATCGTTACCACCAACGGTGACCAATATCGGCCTCCACAAGCGGGACCATTCGGACAATCTGGCCTTTCTGCTGTCCAACGTGGGCAAGCTGTATATGGCCGGTGCGCAACCCGACGTTTCCAAATTGTATCCGCCGATGAGTTGGCCCGTTGGTCGCGGAACACCGATGATCGGATCCCTGGTCAGGTGGGATCATTCTACCGCGTGGGACGTGGCTGTTTTCAAACGGACATCGGACAGCTCGGGAGAGTGCGTCGTCCAAATTGATCTGTCGAAAGAAACAGACGCGTATCTAGCGGGGCACCAGATAGACGGACGAGTCCTTTTCCCAGCCACTGGCTATATTTTATTGGTGTGGAAAACTTTGGCGAAACTGCGCGGCGTCGAGTTTGAACGATTGCCGGTAGTGTTCGAGAACGTGCGGTTTCAGCGAGCCACTATTATGCCGAAGGAGGGAACGGTGAAATTCTCGATAACTATTTTCAAGGGAACGGGCGATTTTGAGATCTGCGAGACCGACGCGATTGTCGTCAGCGGAAACGTCCGCGTGTCCGAGACTATCGAGAAGCATCAGCTGAAACTGCCGCCACCATCAGTACCGCCTACCACGGAGGAGACTTTGCCGTTAAATACCAAAGACATTTACAAGGAACTGAAGCTGCGCGGTTACGAGTATCGCGATATCTTCCAAGGAATCAAATCTTGCGACAACTACGGCGTTGCCGGCGAACTTTACTGGTTCGATCAATGGGTTCCGTACATAGACACTATGCTTCAGTTAAGCATAGTGTCCACCAGCCACAAGCTAATGTATTTACCGTCGCGTCTCCAGTACGCCGCGATCGACCCCGTTCTTCACAAACGACTGGTGGAAGAATTACCGGAAGATGGTGGTTTACCAGTGTATCATTACAAGAACATCGATATCATTAAATCGGGTGGCGTCGAGCTCAGAGGATTGAAATCTTCCTTGGCGCCTCGTCGACAGCAGACTCAAGCCGATCCAAAATACGAACGCTACACTTTCGTGCCCTATGAAAATTCACACAGTCTGATAGAGGATCCACGGAGAGGAAAAGTGCACGCGCTCACTGTACTCTTGCAAATTATGTGCGAAAACTTGATGGCATTGAAATTGAAGACCGTGGAAGTTGCAGGCGAACGAGCTGCCGAAGCTCTCTTGGCGCCGCTTATTCTCGACATTTTCCACGGGGAACTGGGCGCGCCTATC ATTGATTTACAAGTGGTCGCAGTTTCTGCCGACACGTACACGGCGAGTTTGAGCCAAATGAACGTGAACGCTGACATCGTAACGCAAGACGTGACGAAAGCACCACCCGCTCAGGATGTGCACTTTGTCATAGCGGCGGACGTTCTGTCCACGCAATCTTATGCCGTTCTCAAAAACTTGGTAGCTGCCTTAAAACCTGGTTGTTTCGTGCTTCTGGAGGAGACGGCTGCGCAACTGAATTTGAAGACCGCGTTGAAGGAAACGGATTTAACATTGGCCGGAAAACAAATCGATCCCACGGGAAAGACTTACTTGTTGCTGAAGAAGCGGCAGAAAAGCAGCAGGGAACCGACGGTAATACAAATCACAGAGAAATCACTCTCGTGGCTGGAAGATGTAAAAGCAGCACTGAAGGAATCTGACGGCGAAGATGATCAAGAAGTGCTTCTTGTATCTCAAGGCGAAGGAACGCTTG gCTTGGTCGGACTCATGACTTGTATACGACGCGAGACAGGCGGTGCAAATGCGCGTTATGTCTTTATCCAAGACAAGAACGCTCCCAAGTTTGGTTTATCCGTGCGGTCTTACGTCGAACAGTTGGACAAAGGATTAATGGCCAATGTGCTAAAAGGAGGACAATGGGGCTGTTATCGACACTTGCCATTGGATCAACCGAGCGACGTGTCTTCCCTACAAGTGGAGCACGCCTATGTAAACACATTGACAAGAGGAGACCTCAGCAGTTTGAGATGGATCGAAGGACCGTTAAGTTTCTACCGTTCTGACACGTTTCCCAATATGAAATTTTGCAGCGTATACTATGCTCCATTAAACTTTAG GGATATCATGTTGGCGAGTGGCAAATTACCACCGGACGCCTTGCCAAATAATATGGCTACGGAAGAATGTATATTGGGGCTTGAATTTTCCGGAAGAGACACCGACGGTCGTCGCGTGATGGGCATAGTCGAAGCTAAAGGGTTGGCGACCACTGTGGTCGCGGATCTTGATTTCCTTTGGGAGGTACCCGACAAGTGGACGTTGGAACAGGCGGCGACGATACCTGTCGCTTACGCGACTAGTTACTACGCTCTGTTTATACGAGGTCGATTGAAAGCAGGCGAAAGCGTGTTAATCCACGCTGGTACAGGCGGCGTCGGTCAAGCAGCGATCGCCATTGCTCTGCACGCTGGTTGTACCGTCTTTACTACCGTCGGCACGCtggaaaagagagaatatctcaagaaaatatttccacAGTTGACCGACAGGCACATCGGCAATTCCCGAGACACCAGTTTCGAACAGCTAATACGTGCCGAGACTCAGGGACGTGGGGTCGACGTCGTGCTGAATTCACTGGCAGAGGAGAAATTGCAAGCTGGCATTCGGTGCCTGGCGTTCGGTGGCCGTTTCCTTGAGATCGGCAAGTACGATCTGTCGAACGACAGCCGCGTAGGGATGTCAATGTTTTTGAAGAATACGTCTTTCCACGGTATATTGTTGGACGCGCTGTTCGGAGAAGACAACGCGGTGAAAAAGGAATTGGTGAACCACGTTTCGGAGGGAATCAAGAATGGCGCGATACGTCCGCTTCAATCGACCGTGTTTTCGGAGCAACAGCTCGAGCAGGGATTTAGATTCATGGCAACGGGCAAGCATATCGGCAAAGTACTAGTGAAGATCCGTGATGAGGAACCGACGAAGAAGCGTGTATCAGCAACGCCGAAGACAGTGGCCGCGATTCCACGTACTTACATAAATCCGGAGAAGTCGTACATCCTGGTCGGCGGTCTCGGTGGGTTTGGGTTAGAATTGGCCACGTGGATGATCGCCCGCGGCGCCAAATTCATCGTTCTCGTGTCGCGCTCAGGCATACGCACCGGTTACCAGGCATTGTGCGCGCGTCGCTGGCGCGAAAGCGGCGTAAAAGTCGTCGTCTTCACGGAGGATGTTACGACATTCGCGGGTGCTGAGCGCTTAATCCAAGATAGCAACCGGCTGGCTCCGGTAGGCGGTATATTCAATCTGGCAGCTGTGCTACGCGATGCTCTGATTGAAAACTTGGAAGAGGCCGATTTCAAAACGGTCATTTTGCCGAAAGTCAATGTTACAAAGAATTTAGATGCGGTATCGAGAAAGCTCTGCCCATCGTTGGATTACTTTGTGGTATTCTCGTCCGTGTCGTGCGGTCGCGGCAATATGGGTCAAACCAACTACGGTCTCGCAAATTCGACCATGGAGAGACTGATGGAAGAGAGGCAGGCTAATGGTTTACCCGGTCTCGCCATTCAATGGGGTGCCATCGGAGATGTTGGCTTAATTAtag AAACGATGGGAGATAACGATACCGAAGTAGGCGGTACTCTACCGCAACACATGTCGAGTTGTCTCGCGACGATGGATATATTCCTTCAACAACCGCATCCGGTGTTGGCTTCCTCGGTGTTGGCTGAAAAACATAAAGCCGATGACGGCAACAAGGCTGATCTCATCGCAACCATTGCCAATATCCTAGGCATTAAAGATGCCACGTCGATTAATCCCAATAATAACTTGGCCGATTTGGGTATGGACTCGCTGATGGGCACGGAAATCAAACAGACTCTCGAGAGGAACTACGACATTCTATTGTCGGCTCAAGAGATCCGTGGTTTAACCTTTGCCAAATTGCAAGAATTATCTTCGACCAGTGGTGAGATAGCGAAAGAGCAGCAACCTCTCGCCGCGGATGCGACCACTATTACCGCAGACTCAAACGTTTCGATCAACATGCTGTTGATGCAGTGGCCGAGCAACGAATTGCTGCCTAAAGAGGCGCTCGTTCGCTTGAAAACAAAGACGTCCAACGGACCGGCGTTATTCGTCGTTCACGGTATCGAGGGTCTCGTTAAATCGCTAGAATATGTGGCCAGCGAACTCGAAAGGCCGTTATGGGGTCTGCAGAGTATTGAGCAGGCGCCTCACGAAACGATACCGGAGTTGGCTGAATTCTATGTGAATACCATTAGAAAAGTTCAGAAGAAAGGACCATATCACTTGGCAGCATACTCGTATGGAACTTGCGTCGCCATCGAGATGACTTTGCAATTGGAAGCCGCTGGAGAAAAGGTAGTTCTGAGTCTGATCGATGGTTCGTTGGCATTCGTGCGACAGCAATGTGATATGATTGGCAAACTAGAtgagatgaaaaaaattacttccGAAGGCTGTATGAAAGCGTTGGCATATTTCAGcatacaatttaataagaaaataaatttcattcaa GCGTATGACGTTTTGAAGCAGAGTAAATCAGATGTGGAGATGTTTGACAAGATGATAGAAGTGATAGGCGATACGCCGTTTACACAGGACGATCTAAAAATTGCCGGATatcttttattcaaaaaattggcAGCTGCTGTATTTTATAATCCGAATAAAAAGATCAAGGGACCGGTCACACTGATTAAAGCTGCAGAAAACTTTCTGCATTTAAAAGAGGATTATGATTTATCAAAT attTGCACACAACCCATAAGAATAGAAGAGGTGTCCGGTAATCATAGGACAATGTTGCTAGGAGAAAGTGCAAAGAAGGTCGCAAGTCTCTTGCGAGCGTAG